AGCGGTGAGCTTCCGGGACGCGCTGGAGGACAACAGCACAACCTCTCGGTAACGAATGGTGGGCGCGGCAAAGCCCGTTCACGTCAAGAGCCGCGTCGATCATTGTGGCACGGGTCCCAAGGGGGACGACCACAGGGCCGTACGACGGAGGCTGCGCCGCCGGCGGGTCACTCGGCGGCAGGCGTGGAGGTGGCCTTCGCGCCGGCCTTCGCGGCGGCCTTCTGCTGCTGCTTGAACTCGCGCACCTTCCCGAGCGAGTCGGCGTCGACGACGTCGGCGACGGAGCGGTAGCCGTCCTGGCCGTAGTCGCCGACCACGGTCTCCCACCCCTCAGGGCGTACGCCGAGCTGCTTGGCGAGCAGCGCCACGAAGATCTGGGCCTTCTGCTTGCCGAAGCCGGGCAGCGCCATGACCCGCTTGAGCAGGTCCTTGCCGGAGGTGGCCTCGGTCCACAGCCGGGCGGTGTCACCGTCGTAGTTCTCCACGACGACGCGCGCGAGCTCCTGCATCCGCCCGGCCATCGACCCCGGGAAGCGGTGGATGGCCGGCGTGGTCGAGCACAGCGCCGCGAACTCCTCGGGGTCGGCCTCGGCGATGGCGGCGGGGTCGAGGCTGCCGAAGCGTTCGAGCACCTTCGCCGGTCCGCGGAACGCGTGCTCCATGGGGTACTGCTGGTCGAGCATCATCCCGGCGAGCAGAGCGAACGGGTCGTCGGCGAGCACCTTGTCCGCCGCGGGGTCCTGAGCGATACAGATGGCCATGCGTCCCATCATGCCCGACGGGGACGGGTCCCCCAGCCGGGTCAGACCTGGTGCTCGGGCTTCACCGCGAGCACCGGGCAGGGCGCGTCCAACAGCACGCGCTGGGAGTTGCTGCCGAGCACCAGCTTGCCGACCGGCGAGCGGCGCCGCAGACCGATGACGATGAGCTCGGCGTGCTTCTCGGCGGCCACGGTGATGAGGTCCTCCGCGGGGTCGAACGCCGACGCCAGCCGCCGGACCT
The nucleotide sequence above comes from Nocardioides massiliensis. Encoded proteins:
- a CDS encoding universal stress protein, with product MGSIVVGYVPKPEGRAALDQGVVEARLRDATVVVVLSRRSADDASAADEEKAEVETLLADTGVDFEVRRLASAFDPAEDLITVAAEKHAELIVIGLRRRSPVGKLVLGSNSQRVLLDAPCPVLAVKPEHQV
- a CDS encoding HhH-GPD-type base excision DNA repair protein; translated protein: MAICIAQDPAADKVLADDPFALLAGMMLDQQYPMEHAFRGPAKVLERFGSLDPAAIAEADPEEFAALCSTTPAIHRFPGSMAGRMQELARVVVENYDGDTARLWTEATSGKDLLKRVMALPGFGKQKAQIFVALLAKQLGVRPEGWETVVGDYGQDGYRSVADVVDADSLGKVREFKQQQKAAAKAGAKATSTPAAE